In Dermacentor silvarum isolate Dsil-2018 chromosome 10, BIME_Dsil_1.4, whole genome shotgun sequence, the genomic stretch CAAGTTTACAAGATGAACGAGGGCAATGTTTATAGATATACTGTAAACAATAGAACGAGGGGGCGTAGAGACGAGATCCTAAGTAGTCGGGCATTTTCTACTCCGCGCGAAATTCTTCAGTCTCCTCTTCGTCGGTTCCATCGCGCAGCGTAACAATATCTAAAATCACGTGTTTTTTTACGATGTATAAGTGTAAGTGTACTTTATTTTGCTTATATTATTCTTTTATGTAGGCCAACTTAGTGACATTTATTTTATTGCTACTGTTAGAATGTTATTACTTCACTAAATGAAGTGGTCTCACTCGATCTCATTCAAGCAGAAAAAAGTAATGTTTATTGAAACCAACGTGTACGAACGTGGTCTTTGAGCCAATGAAAATAACCGTTCCATTATTTATTTATGACACAAAACGTGAAAGCTCTTCAGTGCAGATAAGAACATCATCCGGAGCAGACAATGATGCTTCCTCGCTGCCACTGGAAGGCTCCGTTTTTCGAAACTTTAAAAACCGGCTATACAAATCACTTATTGCGAATGATTGATCAAGGGACACATAATGGCCGCCGAAGAGCACGGTGTTAAACATGACGGCGCCTACCCTCTTCTCGTAGCCAAGCAGCTCGAGTGAGGAATTGTTGTCTCGGTGCCAAAAATGACGTTCAGCCCTTTTAAACATGTCCTGACCTCGCCATTTCAGCTTCTGGAAGCAGCGTTCGATGTTCACAGCCGGAAACACAGCATCCAGTTGCGCTGTGTACAGAAGCACGTGCCTAGTGTTGAGAACGGACAGTAAAGTTTCTTCCTGGTCTACGAAGAAATCTCCCATGGCTAGTTTCATTGCTATCTGCATTCTCGTGCTATCCAGATCCCGGGAAGGATCAACGTGAATTCTCTTTTTGAATTCTGCACTATTTGCATATTTCATGTATGCGCCAACTTCTGGGGGTCTCTCAGGCCTAATAATGCTTCCGTGGTTCTTGAAACCGGTTAAGTTTTCGAATAGGCTTTGCTGCCCGCTGGCGCGCAAATTAAGAACAGTTTGGCTTAGCAAGCCAGCAGCCTTACCGAATTCATTATTGTTGACCATACTTTGAATCGTGTTAAATCGTTCCGTGAACGAATGTCGACCGTGATCGTCTAGCAGTCCCGCGTAATAAAGGTAATCGGTTGAGTTGATTATTTCCAACAGGGGAAAAATGAAGCCGACACCAAGCATAACTCCCTCTAGACGCAGTGGAAGCTCCCAAGGGTACCGTGTCAACACCCTCTGCGCTGCTCCCATAGCCGATCGTGCTGTAAAGAAAAAAGTAAATCAGTATTTGATCACATACATAAGCAGCTTTGATGAAACACGAAATATTTGCGGGCGTATAATTCTCACCAAAATTATGAAGGACGAGTTTCTAAGAGAGCCGACACTCGTACCTTAAATACAATTTTTCTATATCAAGAATATGGGACGAGTGACTCCACTGCTAGAGATTGGGAAATGCGTAAGCTGATACACTGTAAACCGACTTATATATTTAGGGGTGCTTAAGGGGGAAAATAGTTCTATAACTAACACCCTTACATCTACACCTGtgagggtgtgagttatagaacAATTTCCACTCCTAAACACTCTTAAGGATATAAATCAGTTTACAGCGTGTATCAGCTTACGCATTTTCCGATCTCCCTTGCGGTTGCAAGGTTGTGAGTTATAGACAGAAAACGCCCTTAACGGTGTAAACCGGTTTACAGCGATGGTGTTATCCTGCTTACAGCCACTTGAAGGTAAAGAAATCGCACCGATTgtcaaaaaacatttttttagaaCAAGTTGAAGGGTGTTTCCGGATCTTCATTATTCCTGGCAGCACGGTACAGGCGCAAGGAAAACAATTATACTGACCGATCCTATGGAAAAGCTACAAACcactatggtgttcggctgccgTCAGTTAGTTGCCCCCATCTTCACAGCTTCACTGGGTGATTGAGCCAGCTTTCGGCCATTTGCGCTATTACGACGTACTGCATCAAAATTAGTTCTGTCCATATGAAAGGCTTGTGATAAGAGGCAAGATTTCAAGAGCCTTATACTAGTAACATAGCTATAACTGTGCCCTGGATAGCGAATAAACAGAGATTGAGTGCGTCGAATTTTGTTAATATTGCCTATACACGCGCAATACGCACTTTTTTTACATTGTGCGATGCGGAATTCATTTCGCTTATAAGCATACAGTGTGTCTATAAACATTTCAACGATTGTGTTCGGCACTATAAACCACATCACCTCCGTAAGATTCTCCAGCGATGTAGAAACTTCGTCCGTTGTATTCAGGAAAAAGCCTCAAGAAGCGCCTCAAGAATCTCATAATGTGCGTAGTTGCCTCTTCAAGTGTAGAGGGGTACTGCCCTTGGTCGTCGAAACTGAATCCCGATCCTACAGGTTGATCCAAGTAGATAACGTGGAATTGTTGGGCCAGGGTATGATGTCTGTAATACAGTCCCCCTGAAGCGTTGATACCTAGTGGCCCATTTTCGAGGAACTGGCCAAAGAGCGAAGATTTTCCAGGGCCACCTTGCAGCCAAAGCAAAAGTGGTTTTTGGTGGGGTTCATGCTGCAAGGGAGACATACAATTAATGAAAGGATAACCTAATTGTTTACTGAAAAACGAGCACCCCACACAAGCCCACTTACAGAATATTTAACGTTATGGTAAAATGCTGTTCCTTGTTTTATGTTCCATCGAAACATTTTACATAAGCCAAGTTGCAGTTTTGTTTCGTTCGTCATTGGACTAATTATTGAATAAAAAATTACATGATCTAGAAATGCGCCAATCGAATGGTTTTTCGTCTCCTGGTTGGTGTTGTTCATATATACGTGGTTTTCACGTAAATAAACCACACACAAACGGTCTGTGCGCCGCATGGATTGGTATGATATTCCGATGGAGCACCGCAAATGAAATAAGAAATTTGATAGAAAGGAAATTCGGGAAAAATAGCTAAATACGTATGGAAAATGTTTTAGCCAGCCTATGGTGGGCAAATAAATGCGTACCCGCCGTAGTGTCTTTGTGGCTATACGGTTgtgctgcttagcacgaggtcgcgggatcaaatccagaccacggcggccgcatttagatgggggcgaaatgcaaaaacgcccgtgtgctggctgtgcattgggtgcactttaaataTTCCCAGGCGGTTTAAttgaatccggagtcccccacttcgacgcgcctcataatgagatcagtgttttggtgcgtaagaccccataatttatttttttaaagagaattgcGTATTGAATTTGATGCGGCTCACTGTGTCATTGTAGTTGGTCATCGCTTTTACGAACGAACACTGTTTCCATATCGGCATGATGGACCCTTCTCGGACAACATTGGAGATTACGACGAGACCACAGAACATACACTCATCTACTGGCTTTCTTTCGATAAAGGTTTTGCGCGCAGCTGTAGGCCGACTGAACGACAGAGtgttctcagaaaaaaaaaaaaaagcagatactATGCGCGGTGGCACTCGGTTTTAGCGAACTTGAAGTGGTGTTTACGCAGAACATTGTTGTTGTTTAACAGCCATTTGCAAGTATAGAACACGCGTAAATTCGGCACATTTTTACCGGGAAACGCCTTACTTAAGGTAAAGTTGTGGTGCTCGAACATGTGGATACGAAGGCTGGGCAGTATCCAAGATACAGGTATCTTAGATGCTATCTTAAGATACTCTATGGGCATCTTGTAGTTGTATTATAATAAATTTGGCAACACGTGTATAAGTATGTGTATTTTCCATACATCATAGGAACTATCGCGCATCTTATAAATATAAGATACACGTATAGCAAAATGCACGAATATACCTATAGAATCACTCAGGCAAGCAATTGATGGACGTGAAATTTTATTCTAAATTTCATGCCAACCCGTTATTTAAGATAAGAAAGCACGATTGAGAAAATTGGAAATTTTACGATATAGCGTTTTAATTATAGTTGCTAGATGAAAAGCTGCAACTTCACAATGGAAGTCAGCCCGTGCTATAGTATACCGTTTTGATAAAAACGTAATGCTTAGAACCATTTTCAAGATATACGTTCTGAACATGGGTCGCCAAATGCACTGCTGCTCTAGCTAACAGTCTGACCTACCTTTTGCACAGTGTAGAGGCATACAATATCGAACATTCATCAATGCACATAGCTTCATATTTTGAGCACTTTTACTACACGTTATGAGTGCTGGTCCTGTTATTGCTACATGCCTGCACAGACGTTTCGTAAGAGAATTTGAAGTCGCA encodes the following:
- the LOC125940931 gene encoding probable serine carboxypeptidase CPVL isoform X4 — translated: MRSASRVCLPEPCDNLTAYSGFIPVDDYDSSFLFFLLIKATHEPHQKPLLLWLQGGPGKSSLFGQFLENGPLGINASGGLYYRHHTLAQQFHVIYLDQPVGSGFSFDDQGQYPSTLEEATTHIMRFLRRFLRLFPEYNGRSFYIAGESYGARSAMGAAQRVLTRYPWELPLRLEGVMLGVGFIFPLLEIINSTDYLYYAGLLDDHGRHSFTERFNTIQSMVNNNEFGKAAGLLSQTVLNLRASGQQSLFENLTGFKNHGSIIRPERPPEVGAYMKYANSAEFKKRIHVDPSRDLDSTRMQIAMKLAMGDFFVDQEETLLSVLNTRHVLLYTAQLDAVFPAVNIERCFQKLKWRGQDMFKRAKRHFWHRDNNSSLELLGYEKRVGAVMFNTVLFGGHYVSLDQSFAISDLYSRFLKFRKTEPSSGSEEASSSAPDDVLICTEELSRFMS